The Magnolia sinica isolate HGM2019 chromosome 9, MsV1, whole genome shotgun sequence sequence catggtgtgggtcccacattgggcTATGTATGAGAGATCCCAGCTGTCCCTCTATTTCAGGAGCACAACTTACTCCATGAGCCAATAAATGACAAGCAGCCAaatgtcaggtgggccatgcgCTCAAAATACAGTGGTAATCACAAACCGATCACTGAATGTGGCTGTCTTGAGATGATGTTGACTTCAATTTTCGTACACACATCTAAGACGAGATCTTGCACAACAGACGGACAGCTTCAATCGGGCAGAAGTAtgaatatgtgggacccacaaaaaggaGCAAACTGTACTACAAATATCGCAACACACGCATGCAATGAGCAGAAAGATACAAATCAGGGAAAATTTTGTGGGAGCATGCAGGAGAAGCTTCGTCAGGAATTATGCTAAACTACAGCTCCTGCTATCAAACACGCGGTGATCCTAATAATGGTGATTTTACTACCATCTACTATCAATTCAGTGCTATCAAACAGTCTTAGAGAATGTAGAGAATGAAGGAGCTATcaactgaggtcttggtatctattccctagtgggggtggctaacagtgaagtgtgaactgacagtgggtgtaccaacaagctaacaaaaagagagagagagagagagagagagagagagaatgtaagAGAATAGGGGGGAGATGttgaaaatgcaaaaaaaaaaaaaaaaaaaaaaaaaaaaagagaaagaaaaatagtCTCAACAgtcagatttctgaccgttggGCCATTATGCAATTGCATACGATTGCATAATGTCGCATATGTGCCGAAATTGGCATATGCGATTTCTTCACACATGTGCGTGTATGCGATcacatttgacaacattggtcatCGTCCTTGTATCAGTCTTGTTTCATGCTTGTATTTTGATTCCCACAATTAAAGATGATCTATTTTTAGCCTAATtgatggtagagaatgagagggggAGTACTAAGATATGTGAAAGCATATTTATTTGCTTAAAAATAGTTAAGCatgtcaattttttaaaaaagtggaAAATTTTGTTGAAGCATAAGCTTATCATTGCacgtctttttttcttttattttcttttttaaagcttTGAGAAGGCTGGATGATAAAAGTAAACATTTTGGAACTAGCCGTTGATGATGAGAATCTACCCATCACCcagaaaaaaaaagagcattACTAAACCCAGACACGTGCCATCATAGCATCTcaggtctgagatccaatccatctattagaaaggcaccactatatcaatgccctagcccaagattcaggttgatccactggttaggtgggccacaatttgtaaaaaagaagaagaagaaaaaaaaaaggatggctcTCAAAAACTTGgccaaagttttctaacccatccgcCTGTTTCTAATATTGGCATCCACATGctaagtggaccagatttattttttggGAAAATGTGTAAAGGGTtggaccaacatgatggatggattggctcttgcacctatgtgccatgctggcacatgtgtggtgtgtacatgagctttattgacACGTGTGTGTGCTTAGTAAAGCTCAGAGTATGCTATCCAGCACtactatattaaaaaaaaagtacTACTATAAAATAGACACAAGAAatactttgatgctctggcagagtgtgatggataataTGCAGGCAGTTAAAAACTACTGTGAAATTGCATAAATGGCATACcagtaattcaaactaaaccatctgGGTTATGGGTACCAGTTTTGATGTATCATCAACCAAAATTTACTCTTATTTCATTATCTAAATATTAGATTGTagggcatttattggacggttgagaaTGAAAATATCTAATtgtcttattttagaaaaaactGTCCACAAATCTGACTTTAagattttccaaccaatctgatttttaggccgtagccagtgttttaaatagctagcATATAGCACGGTGTtcactagtgttttaaatagcggtagcgtattgcgtagcgttcaaccctccgtagcgtgtagcgaaatagcgtagcgtctagcgtaagctacacaatacttctattttttatatatatatatatatatatatatatatatatatatatatatatatatatatatatatatatatatatatatattaaatagtaagaaaaaagcaaaatatataaatgtcacattcttcataaaaacatacatcacagtggaccctacgcATGTGGgcgatgccatacacacaccacagtgaaccccacatgtgtgggccatgccatacacacacaacagtggaccctacgcatgtgggccatgccatacacacaccacaatggaccccacgcatgtgggccatgccatacacacaccacaatggtccccaagcatgtgggccatgccatacacacaccacagtggaccccacgcatgtgggccatggcaTAAAACACCACAGAGGACCCCCACACGTGGGTTGTGGCATAgaacaccacagtggaccccacgcatgtgtcccacgtgatggttggatgggtcaaatccatgccatacacaccacagaccccataaaataaaataaaataaaataaaataaaaatttgaaaaaatggaaaaaataacaCAACATTTcaacataaataaaaataaaactaattaacAATGATTAAAGGGCCAAAATATACCTTAAATAGAGATTTAATCAACTGAAATTTGATTTTTGGGAGTTATGTGTCTGCGCAGCTGCGAAAAGAGGGATACGCGATTTCTCCCTTGTTTGGGCTTCAATGCCCCTGAAATTCCAGCAAAATGATGCTCTTGTAATTCCAATTGAACTCCAAAAATTGGATTTGAGAAAGGGCTCTTCGAAATCTTGGAATCAAAACTTCAAAAATGGGGAACCTCCTGCTGCTGCGGCATTGCAATAGGGTTGTTCGAAAGGCCTATTGCGGTTGTTTTAAGTTATAAAAAAAAGACTTATAATATGAGTCCCCCACCACCTACTCAAAAGGAAAGATGCCCGGTCACCACCATTTAATAACAAGTTTTtaactaaaatgacttttattttaaaattcttacGGTAGTCCTGAGGCGTACGCGATATACACTACATGCTACGTatgtgtagcgtacgctacagcccttgtagcgtacgctactgcGTATTTACGCTATTTTATACGCTACGTAGCGTTTTTtgtacgctacgctacgtagcgtactcTACATGCTATGCTACCACGCTATTTAATACACTGGTGTTCACTGTTTTGAAGCATAAGGCATAAGCTACATCGTGTAGTGTAAGCTATATGCAACTTCCAGATTTTTAATAAAGGCTGgacttggttgcaccaaatatcatgaaatttcatccaCATAacaaaatgataggaaaaatagGGCAGAGATTAGTATAAAGATTAAGAAATAGCAATGAAATTGATTTAACACTgtaacttatattattttactaaaaccATTGAAAgcattatttttattaaaaatagaaaaatattacaaatcattgaaaacattaattaattttaatgttGAGCTATTTCCATGAGCTACTTAGCATGAAGGCTACTATACGCtacgtagcataagctacatgctatGTATTGTAATTTATTTAAAGCACTATAACTTAGAGATCttgagttccacaatttagtcaatttatttgagttaatacatgccaCATCCCATTTGTGTGCTTGCTTATCAAGCACCGTACGCAGCCAGAGTATCGGATGAGATAACTCCCAAGACATTGTTATCtttgttttttacttttttactcGTGAACCATCGTGCTTGGTGTTTTTACCCATCTATCATGCAAACTCTGCTGTGGTTGAAGATTACAGGACTCTGTGCTTATTAGAAAAATTAGTTCAGGAAAGGGGATTTGTCTATGCATCATTGTATAAGTACAAATTGCAAATTAGGTCCTGAAAAAAACTTCTCTTCTCACAATAATACATTTCTGACTGAAAATTTTACATTCTGATCCATTTGCAGCACTTCTGATCAGCAAACACTATCTTTTGGCAATGGCTTTTGCATTGCTAGAATATGTGTTAGAGATTTTTCTATTTCCGGGAATGAAGGAGCTTTGGTGGATAAGCAACATTGGCCTTATGATGGTGGTAGTTGGGGAGGTCATACGTAAAACTGCCATTCTAACAGCCCGTCGTGCCTTCACACACAAAATCAAGATTTATCACGAAGAGCACCATGAGTTGGTCACTGATGGAATCTATAGGTAAGTGGTTGCTGGAATTTGCTTGTCATGGGAGGCAATTGGGTTTTAGAACGGTTAGCTTTTTTCTCTGTGCCAAAACCCAACTGATGTGAAGACTTAACTTTTGTTGTGTCCAACCCTTTCGTGGATCTCAGTATAAAGCTGCTAAATGGAAATCGGCCAACTTCTTGGTTTTGTAGTCCAGGACTGTGCATGAACAATCTGACTTGCAATAGAAGAGAGGCAGAGCTTTTTACCTTGATCTCATATGATACGTAACAGTCTTACATTTAAATGGAGATCTAGGTGGGGAATGTCCAGACAAAATTATTCCACCTTGGGGGCGGATTGGATTTAGGCAAAGTTATGTGGACAGAAGTTGTCCGGGATAGACAGCTTATTTGTAGtttgtcttttcttttatttatttatttattttaaatttaaaagagCTTATCCGTAGTTTGTCAAACCCGTTTATGCACAAGAACATAGAATTTGACTGTTAGTGAGGATAGCATGTCTTGGCTAAAAATGTGGAATAAGGATAGGGGTAGTTTACCCCTAGTTTGGTGCATGAGGGAACACAATGCTTcgtgcacatgtgtggcatgtgccaAATCTGCCCCATGTGCAACTGTCCAAATTTTTAAGTGCCTCATATGTGCACgtgccaccatcaatcttcaagcactcaacatgtgccacatgtcaatgtACTGCAGATGCGCTATGAACGCTACATATGCCACCATCCATATCCAGCTCCCTACATGTGCTGCAGTCCATCTTTACTCCCCTTTCCAAGGTGTTTGACAAACAAAGAACATAATAGCTAGTTCAAGAAAACATGACCTGGGTAACCTATCTAAGACTTTGACCTAGACAGTCTGTGCTGATACAGCTTTGCTTGCATCTATTGCAGTCTGCTTTCTCagcagccttttttttttttttgcaatctgatcatctttcaaaaaaaaaaaaaaaatgttttcatatCTTCTAGCCATtggtcccctctctctctctctctcatcaaaaCAATGAAATGTTAAACCAAATCCTTAGATTTTTCTTCTTCCATGAACTAAATcccatccttaaacccaaacaACTGTATcctagatttttattttctcacTAAACCTATGCATTGATTGGAAATGGCAACTTCAAACTTCAGAGATCTCAAAGCAATCCCATTCCgccgcacccccccccccccccccccccttcagtTTTCTCCTTATTGACATGATTTTCGCGCTTCCATTTAAAGCAGTTTTACTGGTTTCCCTGCGGAATTGGTCATGCCAACAGCAGTACTTGATTGCAAACCTTTTAACATATATGCTTTCAGGCATGGTGAAGATCTGGATTTATAGACCTGTGTAGAATGCATAGATTAACTACTTGTATTCCACGTGCTTCACAGATTCGTCCGTCACCCAGGATATTGCGGCTTTTTCATCTGGGCACCTGCTACTCAGATAATGCTGTGCAATCCCATCTCCACGGTCGGTTTTACTTTGGTTACTTGGCGCTTCTTCTCAACACGTATACCGTATCCTTTCATACTGTAGATAGTGTATTTTGAAAGGTAAAGAATTGAATTAAAAAACCCCAAGGGGCAAAAGAATACGgggaagaaagaaacaactaAAAACAGGGCAAAAAGAGCAAGAACAATCTCTAATCAGGGTTCCATTCCCTGATGGATGAGAAAACCTTGGAAATAGCTGCCGAGAGGGAGCCACTCATATCCCTAAAACAGCGGTTATTCCTCTCGTCCCATATAGTCCACAGACCAGCCAGCAAGGCTACTCTCCATTTAGCCCTAACGTTGGCTATGGGCATACTGCCATGCCAAGAGGCAAACAACCCCTTCTGTAGTTCCTGGTATTACCCAGGAGATAATTGTAGAAATCCAAAATGCTGCACCACAGCCCCCTTGCGAATGAGCAGGACATAAAGATGGAAGACAGGTTCTGCGTCCCTTTTACAGAGAAGGCAAATATTGGGAAGAATCATTCCCTGTTTGCGCAAGTTATCTGCCATAAGACCTTTGTTTCAGCCAATCAGCCAAGCAAAAACAGCCACCTTAGGTGGAGCGCCATAAGCCTTACTGCAGAAATTAACATCTGGGTATCTACGTCGAATAAGATTGTGTAGGGACTTCACCGTGCATACTCCAGATTTATCGCAAGCATCCAGATTCTCCGGAACTGGCACCACTCATTGAAGGTGAGAAAGAAGTAGTATTTCACCGGAACCCATGCGCCTGCTTCACCGGACTGAGAAAAGCACTCCTTGACAGTAGTATTTCTGAGGGATAAGGGCTACAAGATTCGGAAATTTGGTTCTGAGAATGCTGTCCCCTAGCCAGTGGTCTTCCCAAAATCAAATCTGGGTCCCATTACCCAAAGAGAAGCCCACACCTACCCAAACCTTGAGAAGCAGCTGCATTATCGATTTCCAAACATTGGATATGCACACTTCCGCTTCACACATTGCATACATGCAAATCAATCCGAACCATCCAGATGGTGGGCCCGACCACTCTGTGGGGGCACAGCCCCAGAATCAGATTTATTGGACATGCTTAACCCCTATTAATAGGCATTGGTTTGTTGAATTCGCACTGTTGAATTTTCTCCATATtaatcatccatttgatggccatcaattggatggtttggatcggcTGTTGCTTGATTTTGGGTTGTAACACTGGACCCATGATTTTGGATTGAAGCTATATGCTGCATGTACAGTTGCTGTGGTTCATCACTCTTCTAATATATCAAATAACTCCTTGTAAACGTTCAGTTGCAagcaacacccagatccatagttcaactggcagactgagtggagatacctcgtttcaacacttgaggtcttggtatcgatccctagcgggggtggctaacatggagtgtgtgtactgacatgggtgtgtactaacaagctaactcaaaaaaagaaaaaaataaattcagttgcaAGCATCCTGTTTGTTTTGCATTACCACCCTCTGCATGCGCACGCCCATGTATTGCTGTTAATGTTTTCAGATTTTCTTAATCTTTGAGAAAACAGATATGAAGAGTTCTTCTTGAGGGAGTTCTTTGGATCTGAATACGATGAATATGCACAAAGGGTTCCTTCTGGCATCCCTTTTGTAAAGTGAAGAGATATTCAGTGAGTATATCCCCATTCTTCTATCCTGTCTCCCTCATTTTCTTTCTCGCATATGTAGTTGCATTTCTCATGTGGGTATGTTTCTTTCTCCCCACATATAGGTCCCGCTGGCTCGTCATCAGAATGTTTGGGTCACTGGGGCTTCATCTCATCTGAAATTGATCAGATGTGCAGCTGGTGAAGCACGTGTTCTTGTATTCTCTAACAATTGGTAACTTTCATCCAAAAGTGACCATGTAAGAACAGACGAAACGATTTTTTTATGCATGGCTGCTAGAAGGATGAAGGTGGAGGATGCAGGCGTGGTAGCTGACCATGTAAAAGCTTTAGCAATTCATCCACAACTGAGCATCGTGAAACGTCGAGGCTGTTTTTGGTTTGATCCTTTTATTGCTCGGTTGCCAAAGGAATGGCTGGTGGATTTGGTATTCGGCAATTTTCTTTTCAGTATATTGGCTTTGTGGGACTCACTAATCGCAGTTTTGATGCTTGATCTATGCCCACATGATCAGACCTCCTGGGTTGTATACAACAAAACATGGCAATGGTTGTTTCTGTAGAGCGGTCTTATAGTGTTTCCTTAGACACATGCTGCATTTGTTTTCTTTGTGAAGTATTGAATTTGGTATCTAAATCATCTCTACCATTCAAAGGTGAAAATATCCACGATTCCTCACCGTCCAATCAATGGATCAGCCACTTAAAATTTGCACTAGTTAGTTGTCCATGATTATCCGATCTATGTGAGCTTTTGGGCGGTCGGCTGGAAATTTCAGCAAATTGTTAAATTAACGGACAGTAGTTTTTTGGCACATTCTCAAAATTTTGGCAGGAACCATGCGTTTCATGAGCTGCAAGGGCCGGAGTGATGAAGTGGAGTCCTTAAATCTACGATGGGGTACAGAAGGAAAGGTAAGCACTCTTGTGGGCAAAATTGGTTTTAGACTTCCTCACATGGCTTTTGGATTGCACAGGCAAATAGAGTTTTGATATTGATATCATCTCAACAGGTATTATATGATCCCAGACCTAAGTTGGTAGACTCGGGTGGTTGATATCATCTCAAccatggatccttactcttgctcgggtggtagactcttaggagtttcaacacccggtcaagggtttgagtatccatgggtggtgaaattccactggcgTGACCgcctgagtgtgtggggtgtgtgtgcgtgtgtaaaaataaaaattaaaaaaaaaaatatgatccCAGACCTAAGTTGCCATGTTTTCATTGCAGGTGGACCATGCCGAAAAAGTCTCCCGGACTAgaacggaagtggattgcgtaaactctatggggtccactgtggatgtatgtcttatccaaaccatctgttttccagctcattttatggcatgagcccaaaattcaagCTATCCAAAggtcaaaacttgtggccccccaaaagttttcaacggtgggtattcaattcatattgtttcctgtggtgtggtccacttgagctttgggtatgcttcagctttgagctcatgccctaaaacgagatggtaaaaatggatggacagtatggataagatacatacatcatggtggccccatagagtttactcagtatgattcCCACTAGAAGATGTTCCTACTGAACAATCTTGGTCATTTTTAGTTGTTTAGGCTGTTCTATGACCCAATCTGGAAGGTCAGGATTGtcccatgggggggggggggggggggtgtgatgAAAAATGGTCCATTTGGGCTAGAGCCCAATAGATCAGTGGTCTGGATTAGGGCTCCCTTCCTATACAGCATTGGGTTCAGTGAAACATGAGCTGGACCGTATGATCTTTAAACTTAAAATGGTCAATGTTTTTGTGTTATGGTGGCCATTGATGATTggactgggccattcatcattggtcTGGGCCCCCCCTTCAGACACCGAGCCCCGTCATTGGGCAAAAGTATGGTAGCCCAAGCCTCGGTCCTGTAAGGTTGGGTTGATTAGCCGCTGGTCCCATTACCACCCCTGTCATGGACCGTTGAGCTGTGGgcaccactcatccatctcaaggAACCCGTTTGGATGATGACACTTACTAGTTCAAGCGACTCTGGATTTTGCTAATTAGATAGACGGCTGTTAGATGTGGCCACACGAGGTGGTACAAAGTAGATGTCAACAGTCATTAGGGTGAGCCTACACTTCCTTTATCATACCGTCTACAGgcaaagaagagaagaaattgGTTTGCGCTACAAGTATTAAAAGTGAAAAGAAGtaagtttaattcaaatcataGAAGTTCAATTTAAATCGTTCATGGCATCTTGTGTGATAAAATCTCAACTGTCCTTGCCAAGcagctacttttttttttaatgatgatttTAC is a genomic window containing:
- the LOC131256711 gene encoding protein-S-isoprenylcysteine O-methyltransferase B-like isoform X1, which gives rise to MPFEFESSQILKPNPRFSIFSENPNIAPGIRAEEVQALSRSKMADFFGYTSYRQLGQLFAAVAFFHGSEYALAVAIHGRFRVSLSSLLISKHYLLAMAFALLEYVLEIFLFPGMKELWWISNIGLMMVVVGEVIRKTAILTARRAFTHKIKIYHEEHHELVTDGIYRFVRHPGYCGFFIWAPATQIMLCNPISTVGFTLVTWRFFSTRIPYEEFFLREFFGSEYDEYAQRVPSGIPFVK
- the LOC131256711 gene encoding protein-S-isoprenylcysteine O-methyltransferase B-like isoform X2, which produces MPFEFESSQILKPNPRFSIFSENPNIAPGIRAEEVQALSRSKMADFFGYTSYRQLGQLFAAVAFFHGSEYALAVAIHGRFRVSLSSLLISKHYLLAMAFALLEYVLEIFLFPGMKELWWISNIGLMMVVVGEVIRKTAILTARRAFTHKIKIYHEEHHELVTDGIYRYEEFFLREFFGSEYDEYAQRVPSGIPFVK